The proteins below are encoded in one region of Thermothelomyces thermophilus ATCC 42464 chromosome 1, complete sequence:
- a CDS encoding glycoside hydrolase family 47 protein (CAZy_ID 267788) codes for MTCRELAASDGSGTSRPGPALNDLPCPRMQARVRRRCTWLGLHNSTLWLGCMLLALCVGYWPVAAAMRPDRVRELRQETVNMFYHGFDNYMKIAFPEDELRPVSCSPLTRDRENPRNVELNDVLGNYSLTLIDSLSTLAILASAPPEDGETGPKALRDFQDGVAALVEQYGDGTSGPSGVGLRGRGFDVDSKVQVFETVIRGVGGLLSAHLFAIGALPITGYNPRHPGDDLLHPRPVVWPNGFRYDGQLLRLALDLGQRLLPAFYTRTGMPYPRVNLRHGIPFYTNSPLHEAAAPGTTADGSPEITETCSAGAGSLVLEFTVLSRLTGDPRFEQLAKRAFWAVWYRKSQIGLIGAGVDAEQGHWIGSYAVIGAGADSFFEYALKSHILLSGHELPNQTAVRPDRASDGWLDPNTLFNPLSDAENSPDSFLEAWHHAHASIKRHLYSDRDHPHYENVNLWTGSLASSWVDSLGAYYSGLLVLAGEVSEAIETNLLYAAIWTRYAALPERWSIREKTVEGGLGWWPLRPEFIESTYHLYRATKDPWYLYVGEMVLRDIARRCWTPCGWAGLQNVLDGQKSDRMESFFLGETAKYMYLLYDDQHPLNSLDAAYVFNTEGHPLIIPKAASASGRRRPRAERKDLAIYNDDAFTNSCPPRPSATPISGSVIAARDDIYHAARMLDLHLLSTSPRTVDGGQMSGQHMARSNFTLFPWTLPSELLPSNGTCAKVHHPTELVLEFASNAGQMVGGGAFNFMIGAQNLERLSADRIRVTSLSGLKLTMHLEGDLEQEWRVTKVNGIPLGRDEFLVFDRSILGEVSDPRFNLVRDPVMVKLQHLHQVDIPEDDADTVDDDAPQASNHEPGPEPEPLEDGPNPSVTVTDLGSLVKSLLSRITSSLDNIQLPTSLPRIGATLLPFNLVLNTTAITSTGIGSAPLPPGASPPSAAQRHRTPPFGPVPDALFPWSTIYASPDDACSSPLPDAAPRDHQIILIRRGGCSFSTKLANIPAFTPSPDSLQLVIVVSDDGDDADQDNRGGGGGGGGVAGLVRPLLDEVQRTPGGIQRRHPIAMVMVGGGEAVFRQLEAASRVGVVRRYFVESQGVKIRNIIVDEGGDEMDW; via the exons ATGACTTGCCGCGAGTTGGCCGCCTCCGATGGCTCCGGCACCAGCAGGCCCGGCCCGGCCCTCAATGACCTCCCTTGTCCCCGGATGCAGGCCCGGGTCCGTCGTCGATGCACATGGCTCGGCTTGCACAACTCGACCCTCTGGCTGGGATGCATGCTCCTGGCGCTCTGCGTGGGCTATTGGCCCGTGGCAGCGGCCATGCGTCCGGACCGCGTGCGGGAGCTCCGGCAGGAAACCGTCAACATGTTTTACCACGGTTTTGACAACTACATGAAGATAGCCTTCCCGGAAGATGAG CTCCGACCGGTCTCTTGCTCCCCGCTCACCCGGGATAGGGAGAACCCGCGGAATGTCGAGCTGAATGATGTTTTGGGCAACTACTCGCTCACCCTCATCGACAGCCTCTCCACCCTGGCCATCCTTGCCTCGGCCCCCCCCGAGGACGGCGAGACCGGCCCGAAGGCGCTGAGGGACTTCCAGGATGGCGTGGCAGCCCTGGTCGAACAGTACGGAGACGGCACCTCCGGCCCCTCTGGTGTCGGCCTTCGCGGCCGCGGCTTCGACGTCGACAGCAAGGTGCAGGTgttcgaaacggtcatacGCGGCGTCGGGGGCCTCCTGAGCGCCCACCTGTTTGCCATTGGCGCCTTGCCGATTACGGGCTACAATCCCCGGCACCCCGGAGACGACCTGCTGCACCCGAGGCCTGTCGTCTGGCCCAACGGGTTCAGATACGATGGCCAACTGCTGAGGCTCGCTCTGGACCTGGGCCAGAGGCTTCTCCCCGCTTTCTACACCAGGACCGGCATGCCGTATCCCCGCGTCAACCTCCGCCACGGCATCCCGTTCTACACCAACTCGCCCCTCCACGAGGCCGCTGCACCGGGGACCACCGCCGATGGGTCCCCCGAGATCACCGAAACGTGCAGCGCTGGTGCCGGATCCTTGGTCCTGGAGTTCACCGTTCTCAGCCGCCTTACCGGTGACCCCCGCTTTGAGCAGCTGGCCAAAAGGGCGTTCTGGGCCGTCTGGTACAGAAAGAGCCAGATAGGTCTGATTGGTGCCGGAGTGGATGCCGAGCAGGGGCATTGGATAGGTTCCTACGCCGTAATCGGTGCTGGCGCTGACAGCTTCTTCGAGTATGCCCTCAAATCCCACATCTTGCTCTCTGGCCACGAGCTCCCGAATCAAACAGCAGTCCGCCCTGATCGCGCCAGCGACGGATGGTTGGATCCAAACACCCTGTTCAATCCCCTCAGTGATGCCGAGAACTCCCCCGACTCCTTCCTCGAAGCCTGGCATCACGCACACGCATCCATCAAGCGCCACCTCTACAGCGACCGTGACCATCCTCACTATGAGAACGTCAACCTGTGGACCGGCTCCCTAGCGTCCTCCTGGGTAGACAGCCTCGGCGCCTACTATTCGgggctcctcgtcctcgccggcgAGGTGAGCGAGGCGATCGAGACGAACCTGCTCTACGCTGCCATCTGGACCCGCTACGCCGCACTCCCGGAACGATGGTCCATCCGCGAGAAGACGGTGGAAGGCGGCCTCGGATGGTGGCCGCTAAGGCCGGAGTTTATCGAGTCTACCTACCACTTATACCGCGCTACCAAAGACCCCTGGTACCTCTATGTCGGCGAGATGGTGCTCCGAGACATCGCGAGACGGTGTTGGACCCCTTGCGGCTGGGCGGGGCTCCAGAACGTCTTGGACGGGCAAAAGAGCGACCGCATGGAAAGCTTCTTCCTCGGTGAAACTGCCAAGTACATGTACCTGCTCTACGACGACCAACACCCACTAAACTCGCTCGACGCCGCGTACGTTTTCAACACCGAGGGCCACCCCCTAATCATACCCAAGGCCGCGTCGGCAAGTGGACGCCGACGACCGCGAGCCGAACGCAAGGATCTGGCCATCTACAACGACGACGCCTTCACCAACTCATGCCCCCCTCGTCCCTCCGCGACTCCCATCTCTGGTTCTGTTATCGCCGCCAGGGATGACATCTACCACGCCGCACGGATGCTGGACCTACATCTGCTGTCCACTTCGCCACGCACCGTCGACGGCGGGCAGATGTCCGGCCAGCACATGGCGAGATCAAATTTCACTCTGTTTCCGTGGACCCTCCCATCCGAACTGCTCCCTAGCAACGGGACTTGCGCCAAAGTACACCACCCGACAGAGCTCGTCCTCGAGTTTGCCTCGAACGCGGGACAGATGGTGGGCGGCGGTGCGTTCAACTTTATGATCGGCGCCCAAAATCTGGAACGTTTGAGTGCGGATCGGATCCGCGTCACCAGCCTGTCTGGTCTGAAGCTCACGATGCATCTCGAGGGGGACTTGGAGCAAGAGTGGCGCGTTACAAAAGTCAACGGCATCCCCCTGGGCCGCGACGAGTTCCTCGTATTTGACCGGTCCATCCTGGGGGAGGTCTCTGACCCCAGATTCAACCTCGTCCGAGACCCGGTGATGGTCAAGCTCCAGCACCTCCACCAAGTCGACATCCCAGAGGACGATGCCGACACCGTCGACGATGACGCGCCACAAGCCAGCAACCACGAACCCGGACCCGAACCCGAACCGCTCGAGGACGGACCGAACCCCTCCGTCACCGTCACGGACCTCGGCTCCCTTGTCAAATCCCTCCTCAGCCGCATCACCTCTTCCCTCGACAACATCCAGCTACCCACCTCCCTACCACGCATCGGCGCCACCCTCCTCCCCTTCAACCTCGTTCTCAACACAACAGCCATAACCTCAACCGGCATCGGTTCCGCCCCTCTCCCTCCCGGTGCCTCCCCGCCTTCGGCCGCCCAACGGCACCGGACCCCGCCCTTCGGCCCCGTCCCCGATGCCCTCTTCCCCTGGTCAACCATCTACGCCTCGCCGGACGACGCCTGCTCCTCTCCGCTACCGGATGCTGCCCCCCGCGACCACCAGATCATCCTCatccgccgcggcggctgcAGCTTCTCGACCAAGCTGGCCAACATCCCGGCATTCACGCCGTCCCCGGACTCGCTCCAGCTCGTGATTGTCGTGtcggacgacggcgacgacgctgACCAGGACAACCgcggaggtggtggtggcggcggcggggttgCCGGGCTCGTGCGGCCGCTGCTGGACGAGGTGCAGCGCACGCCGGGCGGCATCCAGCGGCGGCATCCGATCGCCATGGTCATGGTGGGCGGTGGGGAGGCCGTGTTCCGACAGCTGGAGGCGGCGAGCCGCGTCGGGGTGGTGCGGCGGTACTTTGTCGAGAGCCAGGGGGTGAAGATAAGGAACATCATTGTCGACGAAGGCGGCGACGAGATGGACTGGTGA